A single Mangifera indica cultivar Alphonso chromosome 20, CATAS_Mindica_2.1, whole genome shotgun sequence DNA region contains:
- the LOC123204165 gene encoding uncharacterized protein LOC123204165: MLGTISLEVASFISSDLTWKGSKGKRSSLRRAKKSVSRNLKRCGELVNQYSKTLDMPVSESEKLGVSVLGCRFSEKAELMPIKKRRFVYRSPSPPPRATSPQSEETETERPSKMKPGVIDCSASANDLGQIVDNVCDADETNMERVKGCVDENEDFSGISILAAAACSKGFGGEDGPTEDGSGVEESFVCEVENSTKGSSSCISALPAEEATFLRKVNSSESELLCRNNMEDTSVQDHLITKDVLIHKVEESARKQGFSSRDDRLHWDLNTSMESWEHPFDYQIVDSNNDAVDGVAKDADYGNHINKVINSEDHELQSLYSDGKVGAEKEMPPSDSTEMEDRELQSLYSDGKVGAEKEMPPSDSTEMVNTLNQFRIEEHKSKVCTDSGHAAYMEENILSSELKEAVKVNQSKGSVELQSQETINIEAQPGDFVPADDVKRLSASISKYRNIADDNVSSGCTGGIQGLSSHGVGNLDSCSDNNLPTKPNYNASSSSADAGLLNSSSSQVEKLEVAPSLALSDFSINEIGGVLDKAVDDTKEISASFEDTDVPMDIDPVETGQPPKIESLCAVPQISACSPLGVDMPTVSSSIEAQPTLSVDLKVQHAKVSVLDHAETNTLLNNDGKAPEKRCIEKSAEMLQECSVLSSHDVSSRSNNGDLVNTSDRMASEEPLDNGYGSDVSHDFTHVKSTELLDYDSQYEDGEVRESIVHTWEEYDGEEMETEHVDYGSDNANNLGCEAEKNVKRTQETDFQPCPSGSSGSGKERPLKGKDGRIEIESGDEAGTDKVMEDVVVSRVDDTKNPILSAESAEKASGWDHKNLSDTLIAEIDGSSRKNIIDDCIDVQDTDGTEVRVVRPRELKRELLSHIEGRVSHDVYLNEDKPYMQESSDTDNNTNPRSERDPGYGESQGRGRYNQHVHARGQGSDHWVNSAESQRCLKRYHSPNYHGPTSFRRPGPENGSFGRQKIVASSFGVHRHLTRSGSPVDRDEAFRLRLGFRPSRELSPSRCVTLGRGRSLRYGSRVDERGFRGRYHGCSETSLNHSHPSAKRERSFSPNERRGEDCAHKSLSKSPSRSRTCFPDSGNPNLKHRSKSPNFRSEARVARGKSPHHRSGFLGDRVVGFRTMHRSHGSPPHNSRWIGDWKDGVVHLREQGLNQRTSVLDRRSPGKFGPCDDRFNVDSLRNYRYVQPGRFTEMDGVGRGRVRYEGSDETREKHSCRFGPFPPAKRYGMDSVVKPFRYNLDDGFVKARISRYGDASDFHGRVRPKELSRSIESRIGEAPRRYREERDPYTYQRDGKYNVNPKSFEMRENDDDIALRRRPS; this comes from the exons ATGCTGGGCACAATTAGTTTGGAAGTTGCCAGTTTTATCAGTTCTGACTTGACTTGGAAGGGCTCAAAAGGTAAAAGGAGTTCATTGAGGCGGGCCAAGAAGTCTGTTTCAAGAAACTTGAAACGTTGTGGGGAGCTTGTCAACCAGTACTCGAAAACTCTGGACATGCCGGTTTCTGAATCTGAGAAG CTTGGAGTAAGTGTTCTTGGTTGCCGCTTTAGTGAGAAGGCAGAACTTATGCCAATTAAGAAAAGAAGATTTGTGTATAGATCACCATCGCCACCACCTAGGGCTACTTCACCACAATCTGAGGAAACTGAGACTGAGAGGCCCTCCAAGATGAAACCTGGAGTAATTGATTGCTCTGCTTCTGCAAATGACTTGGGTCAAATTGTTGACAATGTGTGTGATGCTGATGAGACAAATATGGAAAGGGTAAAAGGATGTGTGGATGAAAATGAGGACTTCTCGGGTATTTCTATACTTGCAGCTGCTGCATGCAGTAAAGGTTTTGGAGGGGAAGATGGTCCCACTGAGGATGGCTCAGGAGTTGAAGAATCTTTTGTGTGTGAAGTTGAAAACTCAACTAAAGGAAGTAGTTCTTGCATTTCTGCATTGCCTGCTGAAGAAGCTACCTTTCTAAGAAAGGTTAATTCCTCTGAAAGTGAACTATTGTGCAGAAACAATATGGAAGATACTTCTGTGCAGGATCATCTAATTACGAAGGATGTCTTAATCCATAAAGTTGAGGAAAGTGCTAGAAAACAGGGATTCTCTTCAAGAGATGACCGTTTGCACTGGGATTTAAATACTTCAATGGAGTCCTGGGAACATCCTTTTGACTATCAAATTGTGGATTCTAATAATGATGCTGTGGATGGTGTTGCTAAAGATGCAGATTATGGTAACCATATAAATAAGGTGATAAACTCGGAAGACCATGAACTGCAAAGTCTGTATAGTGATGGTAAAGTTGGTGCTGAAAAAGAAATGCCACCTAGTGATTCTACAGAAATGGAAGACCGTGAACTGCAAAGTCTGTATAGTGATGGTAAAGTTGGTGCTGAAAAAGAAATGCCACCCAGTGATTCTACAGAAATGGTTAATACATTGAATCAATTTAGAATAGAGGAGCACAAATCAAAAGTGTGCACTGATTCTGGCCATGCTGCATACATGGAAGAAAACATTCTTTCATCTGAGCTCAAAGAAGCTGTGAAGGTGAATCAATCTAAGGGAAGTGTAGAATTGCAGAGTCAAGAAACAATTAATATTGAAGCTCAACCTGGTGATTTTGTTCCAGCCGATGATGTTAAGAGACTTTCTGCTTCTATTAGCAAGTATAGAAATATCGCAGATGACAATGTTTCCTCTGGCTGTACAGGTGGTATTCAGGGCttatcttcacatggggttgGCAATTTGGATTCGTGTTCAGATAACAATCTACCTACTAAACCTAATTACAATGCAAGCAGCTCTTCAGCAGATGCTGGTCTGCTTAATTCCTCCAGTTCTCAGGTTGAGAAGCTGGAGGTTGCACCTTCTCTAGCTTTGTCTGATTTTTCCATCAATGAGATTGGGGGTGTGTTAGATAAAGCTGTTGATGATACAAAGGAAATTTCTGCTTCATTTGAGGACACAGATGTTCCTATGGATATCGATCCTGTGGAAACAGGGCAGCCACCAAAAATAGAGTCTCTTTGTGCTGTTCCGCAGATCTCTGCCTGTTCTCCTCTAGGTGTTGATATGCCTACTGTAAGTTCATCAATTGAAGCTCAGCCAACATTGTCTGTGGATCTAAAGGTGCAACATGCCAAAGTTTCTGTGCTTGATCATGCAGAAACTAATACTTTACTGAATAATGATGGCAAGGCACCTGAAAAAAGGTGTATAGAAAAGTCTGCTGAAATGTTGCAAGAATGTTCTGTTCTTAGCTCTCATGATGTATCAAGTAGAAGCAATAATGGGGATCTTGTAAATACTTCTGATAGGATGGCCTCAGAAGAACCTTTGGACAATGGTTATGGTTCGGATGTTTCTCATGATTTTACTCATGTGAAGTCGACTGAGCTCTTAGATTATGATTCACAGTATGAAGACGGCGAGGTCAGGGAATCAATTGTACATACGTGGGAAGAATATGATGGGGAAGAAATGGAAACAGAACATGTAGACTATGGATCTGACAATGCTAATAATCTGGGTTGTGAAGCTGAAAAAAATGTGAAGCGTACACAAGAAACTGACTTCCAACCTTGCCCAAGTGGCTCATCTGGATCTGGTAAGGAAAGACCATTGAAAGGGAAAGATGGAAGGATCGAGATTGAGTCAGGTGATGAAGCAGGCACTGACAAGGTTATGGAGGATGTTGTTGTTTCTAGGGTAGATGATACAAAGAATCCAATTCTTTCAGCTGAATCAGCTGAGAAAGCATCTGGCTGGGATCATAAAAATCTTTCAGATACATTGATTGCAGAGATTGATGGCAGCAGTAGGAAGAACATTATTGATGATTGTATAGATGTCCAAGACACAGATGGTACTGAGGTGAGGGTGGTCAGACCAAGAGAGTTGAAGAGGGAATTGCTATCACATATTGAAGGACGAGTTTCTCATGATGTATATTTAAATGAAGACAAACCTTACATGCAAGAAAGCAG TGATACTGATAACAACACTAATCCTAGATCTGAAAGGGATCCTGGATATGGAGAATCTCAGGGTAGGGGCAGATATAATCAGCATGTTCATGCAAGAGGTCAGGGAAGTGATCATTGGGTAAATTCTGCTGAAAGTCAAAGGTGTCTTAAACGCTATCATTCACCTAATTATCATGGCCCAACATCTTTTCGCCGTCCAGGGCCTGAAAATGGTTCCTTTGGCAGACAAAAGATTGTTGCATCTTCATTTGGTGTACATCGGCACCTTACTAGAAGTGGGTCTCCAGTAGACAGGGATGAGGCATTTCGTTTGCGTTTGGGTTTTAGACCCTCTAGAGAGCTGAGTCCTAGTCGGTGTGTTACTCTTGGCAGAGGCAGGTCCCTAAGATATGGTTCTCGAGTGGATGAGAGAGGCTTCAGGGGAAGATACCATGGTTGCTCTGAGACTTCATTGAACCATTCCCATCCTTCAGccaagagagagagaagctTTTCACCCAATGAAAGAAGAGGTGAAGACTGTGCACATAAATCCCTGTCAAAGTCTCCTTCAAGGTCTAGAACTTGCTTTCCTGACTCAGGTAATCCAAATTTAAAACACCGAAGTAAATCGCCTAATTTCAGATCTGAGGCAAGAGTGGCAAGAGGGAAGTCACCTCATCACCGGTCTGGTTTTTTGGGAGACCGTGTGGTAGGATTTAGGACAATGCACAGGAGTCATGGTTCTCCACCTCATAACTCCAGATGGATTGGTGATTGGAAAGATGGTGTGGTTCATCTTAGGGAACAAGGTTTAAATCAACGTACTTCTGTTTTAGACAGGAGATCACCAGGAAAGTTTGGCCCATGTGATGACAGGTTTAATGTCGATTCTCTACGAAACTACAGATATGTGCAGCCTGGAAGATTTACAGAAATGGATGGAGTTGGTAGAGGACGGGTAAGGTATGAGGGCAGTGATGAGACTAGGGAGAAGCATAGTTGTAGATTTGGGCCATTTCCCCCTGCAAAGCGATATGGTATGGATAGTGTTGTGAAACCTTTCCGTTATAATTTGGATGATGGATTTGTAAAGGCTCGTATTTCTCGTTATGGAGATGCTTCTGATTTTCATGGCAGAGTAAGACCTAAGGAACTTAGCAGGAGCATTGAGAGTCGGATTGGGGAGGCGCCGAGAAGATATAGAGAAGAGAGAGACCCATACACATATCAAAGGGATGGAAAATACAATGTCAATCCAAAATCTTTTGAGATGCGGGAAAATGATGATGACATAGCTTTAAGGAGAAGACCTTCTTAA
- the LOC123204166 gene encoding phosphoglycerate mutase-like protein AT74H, with product MAITFFTFSPAPSKPFLPSKPCSFNSIQCCETSSTAETVKLSQNGHVSFLEKTLYRPPTPTSTPPPRPHRIILVRHGESEGNVDESAYTRIPDPKIALTEKGKAQAQECGRKIRELIEKDGADDWKVYFYVSPYRRTLETLQYLGRAFDRSRIAGMIKEPRIREQDFGNFQDRERMRVEKTVRRLYGRFFYRFPNGESAADVYDRITGFRETLKAAIDNGRFQPPGERSPNMNLVIVSHGLTLRVFLMRWYKWTVEQFEGLNNIGNGEMIVMEKGFGERYSLLVHHTEEELREFGLTNEMLMDQEWQKYAKPGEINYDCPLVNSFFTHFDDEDGCQV from the exons ATGGCCATCacttttttcacattttcccCGGCTCCATCTAAGCCTTTTCTTCCATCAAAGCCATGTAGTTTCAACTCAATCCAATGTTGTGAGACCAGTTCTACAGCTGAAACAGTTAAACTTTCTCAAAATGGGCATGTCAGTTTTCTGGAGAAAACTCTTTACAGGCCTCCGACTCCGACTAGTACTCCTCCTCCTCGGCCTCACCGGATAATCCTAGTAAGACATGGAGAGAGCGAAGGAAATGTCGATGAAAGTGCTTATACCAGAATTCCTGATCCAAAGATTGCACTCACAGAGAAAGGCAAGGCTCAGGCTCAAGAATGTGGAAGAAAAATCAGGGAGTTGATTGAGAAAGATGGAGCCGATGACTGGAAGGTTTATTTCTATGTGTCTCCATATAGAAGGACCCTGGAAACATTACAGTACTTGGGCCGTGCATTTGACCGCTCAAGAATTGCAGGCATGATTAAAGAACCTCGAATTCGAGAGCAGGATTTTG GAAACTTTCAGGATAGGGAGAGAATGCGAGTTGAGAAAACTGTTCGCCGGCTTTATGGTCGTTTCTTTTACCGGTTTCCGAACGGCGAATCTGCAGCTGACGTTTATGACAGGATCACAG GGTTTAGAGAAACACTTAAAGCGGCTATTGATAATGGAAGGTTTCAACCACCTGGAGAAAGAAGTCCAAACATGAACCTGGTAATTGTTTCCCACGGTCTCACATTACGTGTGTTTCTGATGAGGTGGTACAAATGGACAGTCGAGCAATTTGAGGGGCTTAACAATATAGGCAATGGAGAAATGATTGTTATGGAGAAAGGCTTTGGAGAAAG GTACAGCTTATTAGTACATCACACTGAAGAAGAGCTAAGAGAGTTTGGACTgacaaatgaaatgttaatggATCAAGAATG GCAAAAATATGCAAAGCCCGGAGAAATAAACTATGATTGCCCATTGGTGAATTCTTTCTTCACTCACTTCGATGATGAAGATGGCTGCCAAGTTTGA